In a single window of the Pandoraea pulmonicola genome:
- the asd gene encoding aspartate-semialdehyde dehydrogenase, with the protein MKTVGLVGWRGMVGSVLMQRMQQENDFALIEPVFFSTSNAGGKAPSMAKNETSLKDANDVNELKKCDIIITCQGGDYTTEIFPKLRAAGWNGYWIDAASTLRMKDDAVIVLDPVNLNVIKNSLVKGTRNFIGGNCTVSCMLMGLGGLFQHDLVDWLTSMTYQAASGGGAQHMRELLTQFGSINAEVKALLDDPHSAILEIDRKVLAKQHALTGEETKQFGVPLGGNLIPWIDKDLGNGQSKEEWKGGAETNKILGLGDGFPGTRAIPVDGLCVRIGAMRCHSQALTIKLTRDVPLDELTDIIGQANDWVKVVPNTREASMTDLTPAAVTGTMTIPVGRLRKMSMGPEYLSAFTVGDQLLWGAAEPLRRMLRILLDA; encoded by the coding sequence ATGAAAACCGTAGGTCTGGTAGGTTGGCGGGGCATGGTCGGTTCGGTCCTGATGCAGCGCATGCAGCAGGAGAACGACTTCGCCTTGATCGAGCCGGTGTTTTTCAGCACCAGCAACGCGGGCGGCAAAGCCCCGTCGATGGCGAAGAACGAGACTTCGCTGAAAGACGCCAATGATGTCAACGAGCTGAAAAAATGCGACATCATCATTACCTGCCAGGGCGGTGACTACACTACCGAGATCTTCCCGAAGCTGCGCGCGGCGGGCTGGAACGGCTACTGGATCGATGCAGCCTCGACGCTGCGCATGAAGGACGATGCCGTCATCGTGCTCGATCCGGTCAACCTCAACGTGATCAAGAATTCGCTCGTGAAGGGCACCCGGAACTTCATCGGCGGCAACTGCACCGTGAGCTGTATGCTGATGGGTCTCGGCGGCCTGTTCCAGCATGACCTGGTCGACTGGCTGACGTCGATGACGTATCAGGCGGCCTCCGGCGGCGGTGCGCAGCACATGCGCGAACTGCTCACGCAGTTCGGTAGCATCAATGCGGAGGTCAAGGCGCTGCTCGACGATCCGCATTCGGCCATTCTCGAAATCGACCGCAAGGTGCTGGCCAAGCAGCACGCGCTCACCGGCGAAGAGACCAAGCAGTTCGGCGTGCCGCTCGGCGGCAACCTGATTCCTTGGATCGACAAGGATCTGGGCAACGGGCAGTCGAAGGAAGAATGGAAGGGTGGGGCCGAAACCAACAAGATCCTGGGTCTGGGCGACGGTTTCCCGGGCACCCGTGCGATTCCGGTGGACGGTCTGTGCGTGCGCATCGGTGCGATGCGCTGCCACAGCCAGGCCCTGACTATCAAGCTTACGAGGGACGTGCCGTTAGACGAACTGACCGACATCATCGGCCAGGCAAACGACTGGGTGAAGGTGGTGCCGAATACGCGCGAGGCGTCGATGACCGATTTGACGCCCGCGGCCGTGACGGGCACGATGACGATTCCAGTGGGGCGTCTGCGCAAGATGTCGATGGGTCCGGAGTACCTGTCGGCATTCACGGTGGGCGATCAACTGTTGTGGGGCGCGGCGGAACCGCTGCGTCGCATGCTGCGGATCCTGCTCGACGCTTGA
- a CDS encoding FimV/HubP family polar landmark protein — MRKYSIGKHANSSRNSFRLSAAAAVLWSLGILNAGAAEFGPQQVRSGPGQPLRAVIVLGNVSQAEADGLSVKLAPREAFKQAGLRYDPTLEKLSVSVSPTGGREAGYSGTYLVHVDSAEPVSTSFLDLLLVVEWRTGRQSNAVTLSAIPEASAAQPQAVVPAATAAPAESSEFVSPAAPSASSASSTTQAAAPTRAEGGVSSAASAEAAHTVGAGESLSSIAREFTGGEGGATLAQMMAALFEANRSAFIGNDPNRLRKGATLNRPADAQVQSIPPAQARKFVAAAREQFDAYRARLADSTAQRTAPAGGRSAQGAIEAGKAPEAAAPATRDELKLSRPGKGSAAGTAGRAGGSEEEQIAQGKAQTEAQGRVNELQKNVADLQKLLAMKNQAVANLEEQAATASGAGAQDKTAKSADGKTAAAAAKQASNTGKSADAGASVGANTANATDAGASAATAVASDAVASSAEAGAGASESAAATAAGAASDATTASAASTEATASAPAAAKPSVNGGMSWRAVRENPYVLPGAGVLAVLLGLWWLMRRRRAEPPAGQPGPYDDGRDDHVGHDGHDADAQHDGSPEEPTSSHGVATAGVVAAGAAGAAALYAANQAEADEHLHPTTDETPVDPVAADASAPGEWDAEQEPLTDELADKAQADGLGVSVADNAQEATHTAHEPFVSEPLAMEEASAAQPASEPEIDWDAAFAEQTGEAPETHGDPADTTLSSLESLGAAAAVGGAAAAAAPSDRTADESRASAPESGPAAGTIAAEATPDGGVAGMLGDLDLSIPGQPAHVGTISSDALPSLTQGLGSVQFKMAPQGSPEHEEVAGEADATDVHDELSDADFDAAMAQARAASEASHGSYTDKAHEAPSLKPMSFDLSDFSLDLKGDDTSGAPAFVNAPVLPAGTDEEALVSHGTLAPPEPDSPYAAVPAAPQAQDAAPVATFAGAEPIVPHAATPAAAASSELEVPDEFHTKLELAMAYQTIGDDDGARELLEEVIAGGDAAQQSLARTRLAELGK, encoded by the coding sequence GTGCGGAAATACTCGATCGGCAAGCACGCAAATTCGTCCCGCAACTCGTTTCGCTTGAGCGCGGCGGCGGCTGTTCTGTGGAGTCTCGGGATTCTGAACGCCGGGGCGGCCGAATTCGGGCCGCAGCAGGTGCGCTCGGGGCCGGGGCAGCCATTGCGTGCCGTGATCGTGCTGGGCAACGTGTCGCAGGCGGAAGCCGACGGTCTGTCGGTGAAGCTCGCGCCGCGCGAGGCTTTCAAGCAGGCCGGTCTGCGCTACGACCCCACGCTCGAGAAGCTCTCCGTGTCGGTGTCGCCCACGGGCGGGCGCGAGGCCGGCTACAGCGGCACCTATCTCGTGCATGTCGATTCGGCCGAACCGGTGAGCACGTCGTTCCTCGATTTGCTGCTGGTGGTCGAATGGCGCACCGGCCGCCAGTCCAACGCGGTTACGCTCTCGGCAATTCCCGAAGCGAGCGCGGCGCAGCCGCAAGCCGTCGTGCCGGCCGCCACGGCCGCACCGGCCGAGTCTTCGGAATTCGTCTCGCCGGCCGCTCCATCCGCTTCGTCCGCTTCCTCCACCACCCAGGCAGCCGCGCCGACGCGTGCCGAAGGGGGCGTGTCGTCCGCGGCTTCGGCAGAGGCGGCGCACACGGTCGGCGCCGGCGAGTCGCTGTCGTCGATCGCTCGTGAATTCACGGGGGGCGAAGGCGGCGCGACGCTGGCGCAGATGATGGCCGCGTTGTTCGAGGCGAACCGCTCGGCGTTTATCGGGAACGATCCGAATCGTTTGCGTAAGGGCGCGACGCTGAACCGTCCCGCCGATGCACAGGTGCAGAGCATTCCTCCCGCGCAGGCTCGCAAGTTCGTGGCCGCGGCGCGGGAACAGTTTGACGCGTATCGCGCGCGGCTGGCCGATTCGACGGCGCAGCGGACGGCACCGGCCGGTGGCCGCAGTGCACAGGGCGCGATCGAAGCGGGCAAGGCGCCGGAAGCCGCCGCCCCCGCCACGCGCGATGAATTGAAGCTGTCGCGGCCCGGCAAGGGCAGCGCGGCCGGCACGGCTGGACGTGCGGGCGGCAGCGAAGAAGAACAGATCGCCCAGGGCAAGGCGCAGACCGAGGCTCAGGGCAGGGTGAACGAGTTGCAGAAGAACGTAGCAGATCTCCAGAAGTTGTTGGCGATGAAGAATCAAGCCGTCGCCAATCTGGAGGAGCAGGCCGCCACCGCTTCCGGGGCGGGTGCGCAAGACAAGACGGCGAAATCCGCCGATGGGAAGACGGCTGCGGCCGCGGCGAAGCAGGCAAGCAATACCGGCAAGAGCGCCGACGCGGGTGCGTCGGTCGGGGCCAACACGGCCAACGCAACCGACGCCGGCGCCAGTGCCGCGACGGCCGTCGCTTCGGACGCCGTCGCCTCGTCGGCCGAGGCCGGCGCAGGCGCCTCGGAATCTGCGGCAGCCACCGCAGCCGGAGCGGCAAGCGACGCCACGACCGCCTCCGCCGCGTCGACCGAAGCCACAGCAAGTGCGCCTGCCGCCGCCAAGCCGAGCGTGAACGGCGGCATGAGCTGGCGCGCGGTGCGTGAGAATCCGTACGTCTTGCCGGGTGCGGGAGTATTGGCCGTGCTGCTTGGCCTGTGGTGGCTGATGCGGCGTCGCCGCGCCGAGCCGCCCGCCGGCCAGCCGGGGCCGTATGACGATGGGCGCGATGATCATGTCGGCCATGACGGTCATGATGCCGATGCGCAGCACGACGGCTCGCCGGAGGAGCCCACGTCCTCGCACGGCGTGGCGACGGCTGGTGTCGTGGCAGCCGGTGCGGCCGGTGCCGCGGCGCTGTACGCGGCCAATCAGGCGGAAGCGGACGAACACCTGCACCCCACGACCGACGAGACGCCGGTCGACCCGGTGGCGGCCGACGCCAGTGCACCGGGCGAGTGGGATGCCGAACAGGAACCGCTGACCGACGAACTGGCCGACAAGGCGCAAGCCGACGGGCTCGGTGTGTCGGTCGCCGACAATGCCCAGGAAGCTACCCACACGGCCCATGAGCCGTTCGTGAGCGAGCCGCTGGCCATGGAGGAAGCGTCGGCCGCGCAACCCGCCAGCGAGCCTGAAATCGACTGGGATGCGGCGTTCGCCGAGCAGACGGGCGAAGCCCCTGAGACGCACGGCGATCCGGCCGACACAACCTTGTCATCGCTGGAATCCTTGGGTGCAGCGGCGGCGGTTGGTGGCGCGGCGGCTGCGGCCGCCCCATCGGACCGGACGGCGGATGAGTCACGTGCGTCAGCCCCCGAGTCCGGGCCGGCAGCGGGGACGATCGCCGCCGAGGCGACGCCGGATGGCGGTGTGGCCGGCATGCTGGGCGATCTGGATCTGTCGATTCCCGGCCAACCGGCGCACGTCGGTACGATTTCGAGCGATGCGTTGCCGTCGCTGACGCAGGGCCTCGGTTCGGTGCAGTTCAAGATGGCGCCGCAGGGCTCGCCCGAGCATGAGGAAGTGGCTGGCGAGGCGGACGCAACCGACGTCCATGACGAACTGAGCGACGCCGATTTCGATGCCGCGATGGCACAGGCGCGGGCCGCCTCGGAAGCCTCGCACGGCAGCTATACGGACAAGGCGCACGAAGCCCCGTCGCTCAAACCGATGTCGTTCGACCTGTCGGATTTCAGTCTCGACCTGAAGGGTGACGACACCTCGGGAGCCCCCGCCTTCGTGAACGCGCCGGTCTTGCCGGCCGGGACGGACGAGGAGGCGTTGGTCTCGCATGGGACACTGGCGCCGCCCGAACCGGATTCGCCGTACGCCGCCGTCCCGGCTGCGCCGCAGGCACAGGACGCAGCGCCCGTGGCGACCTTCGCGGGTGCCGAGCCGATCGTGCCGCATGCCGCGACGCCTGCGGCAGCGGCGTCGAGCGAGCTCGAGGTGCCGGACGAGTTCCATACGAAGCTCGAACTGGCCATGGCGTATCAGACCATCGGCGACGACGATGGCGCGCGCGAGTTGCTCGAGGAAGTGATCGCCGGTGGCGACGCCGCCCAGCAATCGTTGGCGCGCACGCGACTGGCCGAGCTGGGCAAGTGA
- the truA gene encoding tRNA pseudouridine(38-40) synthase TruA, which produces MRIALGIHYDGTAFSGWQSQPHGNTVQQALEAALREFGGVALPTTVAGRTDTGVHGIGQVVHFDTELDRAMFSWVRGVNAFLPKTVAVQWAQAMPDDFHARFAAFERTYFYVLYVHPVRSPLLDGRCGWLHTPLDLDAMRSASQALVGEHDFSAFRSSECQARTPVKHLYAIDIEQQGHFFVFRFRASAFLHHMVRNIMGCLVAIGRGRQSASWMADVLASRDRRQAAPTFMPDGLYLARVGYPDRFAVPEPNWAAWPFPMPWGSA; this is translated from the coding sequence ATGCGAATCGCACTGGGCATCCACTACGACGGCACGGCGTTTTCCGGCTGGCAATCGCAGCCGCACGGCAACACCGTGCAGCAGGCGCTCGAGGCGGCGCTGCGCGAATTCGGCGGCGTTGCGCTGCCGACGACCGTCGCGGGCCGTACCGACACCGGTGTGCACGGCATCGGCCAGGTCGTGCATTTCGACACCGAGCTGGATCGCGCCATGTTCTCGTGGGTGCGCGGTGTCAACGCGTTCCTGCCGAAGACCGTCGCTGTGCAATGGGCGCAGGCGATGCCCGACGACTTCCACGCGCGCTTTGCCGCGTTCGAGCGCACGTATTTCTATGTGCTCTACGTGCATCCGGTGCGCTCTCCGTTGCTGGATGGCCGTTGTGGCTGGCTGCACACGCCGCTCGACCTCGATGCGATGCGCAGCGCGAGCCAGGCGCTCGTCGGGGAGCACGACTTCTCGGCGTTTCGTTCGTCCGAGTGCCAGGCCAGGACGCCCGTAAAGCACCTGTACGCGATCGACATTGAACAGCAGGGGCATTTCTTCGTGTTCCGGTTCCGCGCGAGCGCGTTCCTGCACCACATGGTGCGCAACATCATGGGATGCCTCGTGGCGATCGGTCGGGGACGCCAGTCCGCAAGCTGGATGGCGGATGTGCTCGCGAGCCGCGACCGCCGTCAGGCCGCGCCGACGTTCATGCCCGACGGCTTGTATCTGGCGCGCGTGGGGTATCCTGATCGTTTCGCGGTGCCCGAGCCCAACTGGGCCGCGTGGCCGTTTCCGATGCCGTGGGGCAGTGCATGA
- a CDS encoding phosphoribosylanthranilate isomerase — protein MKSLNTRTRIKICGLSQPADVDHAVALGVDAIGLVFYPPSPRFVDLTRAAELARRVPPYVSVVGLFVNATADEIARTVEVVPLTSLQFHGDETPEQCAALSAAAGHRPYLRAMRIGPETKNSGDLLQFANAYTAAQGLLLDALVEGYGGGGKVFDWSLIPKDIARRAVLSGGLNAHNVADAIRQVTPYAVDVSSGVEASRGVKDPARMTAFVHAVRAADAE, from the coding sequence ATGAAATCCCTCAACACTCGTACGCGAATCAAGATTTGCGGCCTGTCGCAGCCGGCTGACGTCGATCATGCCGTCGCGCTCGGTGTGGACGCGATCGGCCTCGTCTTCTATCCACCCAGCCCGCGTTTCGTGGACCTGACGCGCGCGGCCGAGCTCGCTCGCCGGGTGCCGCCGTACGTGAGCGTGGTAGGCCTGTTCGTCAACGCGACGGCCGACGAAATCGCCCGTACGGTCGAGGTCGTGCCGCTCACGAGCCTGCAGTTTCACGGTGACGAGACGCCCGAGCAATGCGCGGCGCTCTCGGCGGCGGCCGGACACCGTCCGTACCTGCGCGCCATGCGTATCGGCCCTGAGACGAAAAACAGCGGCGATTTGCTACAATTCGCCAACGCATACACCGCCGCGCAAGGCCTCTTGCTCGACGCCCTGGTGGAGGGCTACGGTGGTGGAGGAAAGGTCTTCGATTGGTCACTTATTCCAAAAGACATCGCGCGTCGGGCCGTTTTGAGTGGTGGCTTGAACGCACACAACGTTGCTGATGCCATCCGGCAGGTGACGCCGTACGCCGTCGACGTGTCGAGCGGTGTGGAGGCGTCACGGGGCGTGAAGGATCCCGCCCGCATGACGGCGTTCGTGCACGCGGTGCGTGCCGCCGACGCCGAATGA
- the trpB gene encoding tryptophan synthase subunit beta, which produces MYDLPDARGHFGPYGGVFVAETLIHALDELRDAYAKYQRDPAFLEEFHYELKHYVGRPSPIYHAKRWSRELGGAQVYLKREDLNHTGAHKVNNVIGQALLARRMGKRRVIAETGAGQHGVATATIAARFGMECVVYMGAEDVKRQAANVYRMQLLGATVVPVESGSRTLKDALNEAMRDWVTNVESTFYIIGTVAGPHPYPMLVRDFQSVIGEECKVQMPELAGRQPDYVLACVGGGSNAMGIFYPYIDVPDVKLIGVEAAGDGIETGRHAASIIGGTPGVLHGNRTYLLQDANGQITETHSISAGLDYPGVGPEHAWLHDIKRAEYVGITDTEALKAFHDCCRIEGIIPALESSHALAYACKLAPTLPSDQIVLVNLSGRGDKDMHTVMALAKPAPEGA; this is translated from the coding sequence ATGTACGATTTACCTGACGCCCGCGGCCATTTCGGCCCGTACGGCGGTGTCTTTGTGGCCGAGACGCTGATTCACGCGCTCGACGAATTGCGCGACGCGTATGCCAAGTACCAGCGCGATCCGGCCTTCCTCGAAGAATTCCATTACGAACTGAAGCACTACGTCGGCCGTCCGTCGCCGATCTATCACGCCAAACGCTGGAGCCGCGAACTCGGCGGTGCGCAGGTGTACCTCAAGCGCGAGGACCTGAACCATACCGGCGCGCACAAGGTGAACAACGTGATCGGTCAGGCGCTGCTCGCGCGTCGCATGGGCAAGCGCCGTGTGATCGCCGAGACGGGGGCCGGGCAGCATGGCGTGGCGACAGCCACCATCGCCGCGCGCTTCGGCATGGAGTGCGTGGTCTACATGGGCGCGGAAGACGTCAAGCGCCAGGCCGCCAACGTTTATCGCATGCAATTGCTGGGCGCGACCGTCGTGCCTGTGGAGTCCGGCTCCAGGACGCTCAAGGACGCGCTCAACGAAGCCATGCGCGACTGGGTGACGAACGTCGAGAGCACGTTCTACATCATCGGCACGGTGGCCGGCCCGCATCCGTACCCCATGCTCGTGCGCGATTTCCAGAGCGTGATCGGCGAGGAGTGCAAGGTGCAGATGCCCGAGCTCGCCGGCCGTCAGCCGGATTACGTGCTCGCCTGCGTCGGCGGCGGCTCGAACGCGATGGGCATTTTTTATCCGTACATCGACGTGCCGGACGTGAAGCTGATCGGCGTGGAAGCGGCCGGCGACGGCATCGAGACCGGCCGTCACGCGGCGTCGATCATCGGCGGCACGCCGGGCGTCCTGCATGGCAACCGCACGTACCTGCTGCAGGATGCGAACGGCCAGATCACCGAGACGCACTCGATCTCGGCCGGGCTGGACTATCCGGGCGTGGGGCCGGAGCATGCGTGGCTGCACGACATCAAGCGCGCCGAGTACGTCGGCATCACCGACACCGAGGCCCTCAAGGCATTTCACGATTGCTGCCGGATCGAGGGCATCATCCCCGCGCTGGAGTCGAGCCACGCGCTCGCCTACGCGTGCAAGCTTGCGCCGACGCTGCCGAGCGACCAGATCGTGCTGGTCAATCTCTCGGGACGCGGCGACAAGGACATGCACACCGTGATGGCGCTGGCGAAGCCGGCGCCCGAGGGCGCGTGA
- a CDS encoding DNA-methyltransferase: protein MTDLSDRKAKNDVLGTERPLDATEAAAARLEALEAAGELRARWAPGDITLRHADFLQHVHELEDGSVDLILADPPYGLGKDYGNDSDKRSGEDFLGWTYGWLEAAIPKLAPRGSLYLFCTWQYAPELFVFLKQRMLMINEIIWDRRVPSMGGSTRRFSSVHDNIGFFAVSKDYYFDLDAVRVPYDAATKKARSRRIFEGSKWLELGYNPKDLWSISRLHRQDPERVDHPTQKPLHIIERMVLASCPPGGLVLDPFMGSGTTAVACALHGRRFVGFELNAHYHALANQRLQRLSDHVPHSSDVPSLASAG, encoded by the coding sequence ATGACCGATCTGAGCGATCGCAAGGCAAAAAATGACGTCCTCGGGACCGAGCGTCCCCTGGACGCCACCGAAGCCGCCGCCGCACGACTCGAGGCCCTGGAAGCGGCCGGCGAGCTGCGCGCGCGTTGGGCGCCGGGCGACATCACGTTGCGTCATGCGGACTTCCTGCAGCATGTGCACGAACTGGAAGACGGCAGCGTCGACCTGATCCTTGCCGACCCGCCGTACGGGCTCGGCAAGGACTACGGCAACGACTCCGACAAGCGCTCCGGCGAGGACTTCCTCGGCTGGACGTACGGCTGGCTGGAAGCGGCGATTCCGAAGCTCGCGCCGCGCGGCTCGCTGTATCTGTTCTGCACATGGCAGTACGCGCCCGAGCTGTTCGTGTTTCTCAAGCAGCGCATGCTGATGATCAACGAGATCATCTGGGATCGCCGCGTGCCCAGCATGGGCGGAAGCACGCGGCGCTTCTCGTCGGTGCACGACAACATCGGCTTTTTCGCGGTCTCGAAGGACTATTACTTCGACCTCGATGCCGTGCGCGTGCCCTACGACGCCGCAACGAAGAAGGCGCGTTCGCGTCGCATCTTCGAGGGCAGCAAGTGGCTGGAGCTGGGGTACAACCCCAAGGATCTGTGGTCGATCTCGCGATTGCACCGGCAAGACCCCGAACGCGTCGATCATCCGACGCAAAAACCGCTGCATATCATCGAGCGCATGGTGCTGGCCAGTTGCCCGCCCGGTGGGCTCGTGCTCGACCCCTTCATGGGCAGCGGCACGACTGCCGTGGCTTGCGCGCTGCACGGCCGACGTTTCGTCGGCTTCGAGCTCAATGCGCACTACCACGCGCTCGCCAACCAACGACTTCAGAGACTTTCCGATCATGTCCCGCATTCAAGCGACGTTCCAAGCCTTGCAAGCGCAGGGTAA
- the trpA gene encoding tryptophan synthase subunit alpha produces MSRIQATFQALQAQGKKGLIPFITAGDPEPGWTVKLMHALADNGADVIELGVPFSDPMADGPVIQRASERALARGVSLAEVLGYVAAFRQTNDRTPVVLMGYANPIEAMGLDVFAERAAKAGVDGVLVVDYPPEEAEDYAGAMRARGMDPIFLLAPTSTEARIAAVARQASGYLYYVSLKGVTGAASLDLASVAARIPEIKAAAALPVGVGFGIRDAETARAIASVADAVVIGSAIVQRLESTPRDPEGQNAVKSLAEFIGGIRQALDEGAKSA; encoded by the coding sequence ATGTCCCGCATTCAAGCGACGTTCCAAGCCTTGCAAGCGCAGGGTAAGAAGGGCCTCATCCCGTTCATCACGGCCGGCGATCCCGAGCCGGGCTGGACGGTCAAGCTGATGCATGCGCTCGCGGATAACGGCGCCGACGTCATCGAGCTCGGCGTGCCGTTCTCCGATCCGATGGCCGACGGTCCGGTCATCCAGCGTGCTTCGGAGCGCGCACTCGCCCGCGGCGTGAGTCTGGCCGAAGTGCTCGGCTACGTGGCCGCCTTCCGTCAGACCAACGACCGCACGCCGGTCGTGCTCATGGGCTACGCCAATCCGATCGAGGCGATGGGGCTCGATGTCTTTGCCGAGCGCGCCGCCAAGGCCGGGGTGGACGGCGTGCTGGTCGTCGACTATCCGCCCGAGGAGGCCGAAGACTATGCCGGTGCGATGCGCGCCCGTGGCATGGATCCGATCTTCCTGCTTGCGCCGACGTCGACCGAGGCCCGCATCGCCGCGGTGGCCCGCCAGGCGAGCGGCTATCTGTACTACGTCTCCCTGAAGGGGGTGACCGGGGCGGCCAGCCTCGATCTCGCCAGCGTGGCCGCCAGGATCCCCGAAATCAAAGCGGCAGCGGCGTTGCCGGTCGGTGTCGGCTTCGGGATTCGCGACGCCGAGACGGCCCGCGCCATCGCGTCGGTGGCCGATGCCGTGGTCATCGGCAGCGCCATCGTGCAACGGCTGGAAAGCACGCCGCGTGATCCTGAGGGCCAGAACGCGGTAAAATCGCTGGCTGAATTCATCGGCGGTATCCGCCAGGCGCTCGACGAGGGGGCCAAATCCGCGTAA
- the accD gene encoding acetyl-CoA carboxylase, carboxyltransferase subunit beta, producing MSWLDKLLPPKIKQMDPTQRNKSIPEGLWIKCPSCEAVLYRNDVEANLHVCPKEDCNHHMRIGARARLDALLDSEGRYELGQEIVPVDALKFKDSRKYPDRIKEAMDDSGETDAMVVMGGAIHTLPVVVACFEFSFMAGSMGSVVGERFVRGAQNALEQGVPFICITASGGARMQESLLSLMQMAKTTAMLTKLADAKLPFISVLTDPTMGGVSASFAFLGDVVMAEPKALIGFAGPRVIEQTVREKLPEGFQRAEFLLQKGAIDMIVDRRKMREEIARLIALMQCQPADAVA from the coding sequence ATGAGCTGGCTCGACAAGCTGCTGCCCCCGAAGATCAAGCAAATGGATCCGACGCAGCGCAACAAGAGCATCCCGGAAGGGCTGTGGATCAAGTGCCCGTCGTGCGAAGCGGTGCTGTATCGCAACGACGTGGAAGCGAATCTGCACGTTTGCCCGAAGGAAGATTGCAATCATCACATGCGCATCGGCGCGCGCGCGCGTCTGGACGCGCTGCTCGATTCCGAAGGCCGCTACGAGCTCGGCCAGGAGATCGTGCCGGTCGACGCGTTGAAGTTCAAGGACAGCCGCAAGTACCCGGACCGCATCAAGGAAGCGATGGACGACAGCGGGGAGACCGACGCGATGGTCGTCATGGGCGGCGCGATCCACACGCTGCCGGTCGTGGTGGCGTGCTTCGAGTTCTCGTTCATGGCCGGCTCGATGGGTTCAGTCGTCGGCGAGCGTTTCGTACGCGGGGCACAGAACGCGCTGGAGCAGGGCGTGCCGTTCATCTGCATCACCGCTTCGGGCGGTGCGCGTATGCAGGAAAGCCTGCTCTCGCTCATGCAGATGGCCAAGACCACGGCGATGCTGACCAAGCTGGCCGACGCCAAGCTGCCGTTCATCTCCGTGCTGACCGACCCGACCATGGGCGGCGTGTCCGCCAGCTTCGCCTTTCTCGGCGACGTGGTGATGGCCGAGCCCAAGGCGCTGATCGGCTTCGCCGGTCCGCGCGTGATCGAGCAGACCGTGCGCGAGAAGCTGCCGGAAGGCTTCCAGCGCGCGGAATTCCTGCTGCAGAAGGGCGCGATCGACATGATCGTCGATCGTCGCAAGATGCGCGAGGAAATCGCCCGTCTGATCGCGCTCATGCAGTGTCAGCCGGCCGACGCGGTCGCCTGA